In one Pseudomonas sp. R84 genomic region, the following are encoded:
- a CDS encoding acyl-CoA thioesterase, translating into MKPRDQEIQRRTELSVTRVTKAVFPPTTNHHNTLFGGTALAWMDEVSFITATRFCRLPLVTVSTDRIDFNHAIPAGSIVELVGKVIKVGNTSLKVEVEVFVESMSCDGREKAIHGQFSFVAIDDDKRPVPVLPGFAA; encoded by the coding sequence ATGAAGCCCCGCGACCAGGAAATCCAACGCCGCACCGAACTCTCGGTGACCCGCGTGACCAAAGCCGTCTTCCCGCCGACCACAAACCACCACAACACTCTGTTCGGCGGCACCGCGCTGGCATGGATGGACGAAGTGTCGTTCATCACCGCCACACGCTTCTGCCGCTTGCCACTGGTGACCGTGTCCACCGACCGCATTGACTTCAATCACGCGATCCCGGCGGGGTCCATCGTCGAATTGGTCGGGAAGGTGATCAAGGTCGGCAATACCAGCCTCAAGGTCGAGGTGGAAGTGTTTGTCGAGAGCATGAGCTGTGATGGCCGCGAGAAGGCGATTCATGGGCAGTTCAGCTTTGTCGCCATCGACGACGACAAGCGGCCAGTGCCGGTGCTACCAGGTTTTGCGGCCTGA
- a CDS encoding sodium:proton antiporter → MNEQQILLAFGGIGAAALGCQWLAWRLKLPAILFLLLTGILVGPVLGWLDPQEMFGPLLMPLVSLAVALILFEGSLTLHLSEWKEIGSVVHRLVTLGAISTWIVIAVATHFLLGFDWMLAILFGSLTLVTGPTVIVPMLRVVRPKASIANILRWEGIVIDPIGALLAVVVYSFIIASAEGHGLKQSLFTFGGVIVCGAVFGIVGGWLLGTVIRRQWLPEYLHNLASLAAVLGIFIASNEVMHESGLLAVTLMGMWLANMKGVDVRHILHFKENLSVLLISGLFILLAARLDLYALIGLGPLVLILLLVIQLIARPLNVLLSTAGSSLSWRERALLCWIAPRGIVAAAVSAIFAIRLHEAGHEGALLLVPLTFAVIIGTVVLQSATARPLARLLKVAEPAPSGFLIVGANGPARELGKSLQQLGSRVLLTDSSWENIRAARMEGLPTYFGNPASQHADAHLDLVGLGHLLALSPSGELNTLAAMRFRHDFGHQRLFGLASGHESRRSDKHRASLEHRGNQLGSEAFTYAKLASQMGQGAELYSTTLTDGFGWEDYRALHGNRATLLFMRDDSGWVHVVTPETTVRPGAGWTLLALIQPETSIA, encoded by the coding sequence ATGAACGAGCAGCAAATTCTACTGGCATTTGGCGGGATTGGTGCGGCGGCGCTGGGTTGCCAATGGCTGGCCTGGCGCCTGAAGCTGCCAGCGATTCTGTTCCTGTTGCTGACCGGTATTCTGGTCGGCCCGGTGTTGGGCTGGCTCGATCCGCAGGAAATGTTCGGCCCACTGTTGATGCCGCTGGTGTCACTGGCGGTGGCGTTGATTCTGTTCGAGGGCAGCCTGACTCTGCACCTCTCTGAGTGGAAGGAGATCGGCAGCGTCGTCCATCGTCTGGTGACCCTTGGTGCGATTTCGACCTGGATCGTTATCGCGGTGGCTACGCACTTTCTGCTCGGCTTCGACTGGATGCTGGCCATCCTGTTCGGCAGCCTGACTCTGGTCACCGGCCCGACGGTGATCGTGCCGATGTTGCGGGTGGTACGACCGAAAGCCTCGATTGCCAACATTCTGCGCTGGGAAGGCATTGTCATCGACCCGATCGGCGCCCTCCTCGCCGTGGTGGTTTACAGTTTCATTATTGCCAGCGCTGAAGGCCATGGCCTCAAGCAGAGCCTGTTCACTTTTGGCGGCGTGATTGTCTGTGGCGCAGTGTTCGGGATTGTCGGCGGCTGGTTGCTCGGCACAGTGATCCGCCGGCAGTGGCTGCCGGAGTATCTGCATAACCTCGCTTCGCTGGCGGCGGTGCTGGGGATTTTCATTGCCTCCAACGAAGTAATGCATGAATCCGGCCTGCTGGCCGTGACGCTGATGGGCATGTGGCTGGCCAACATGAAGGGCGTGGATGTGCGGCACATCCTGCATTTCAAGGAAAACCTCAGCGTGCTGCTGATTTCCGGGTTGTTCATTTTGCTGGCGGCGCGTCTGGATTTGTACGCGCTGATCGGGCTGGGGCCGCTGGTGTTGATTCTGCTGCTGGTGATTCAGTTGATCGCTCGGCCGCTGAACGTACTGCTCAGCACCGCTGGTTCGAGCCTGAGCTGGCGTGAGCGCGCTCTGCTGTGCTGGATCGCGCCACGCGGGATCGTCGCAGCCGCGGTGTCGGCGATTTTTGCGATTCGTCTGCACGAGGCCGGGCATGAAGGGGCGCTGCTGCTGGTGCCGCTGACGTTCGCGGTGATCATCGGCACGGTGGTGCTGCAGAGTGCGACGGCGCGTCCGTTGGCGCGCTTGCTTAAGGTGGCCGAACCGGCGCCTAGCGGCTTCCTGATCGTCGGCGCCAACGGCCCGGCTCGCGAGTTGGGCAAGTCGTTGCAGCAATTGGGCAGTCGCGTGTTGCTGACTGATTCGAGCTGGGAAAACATTCGTGCGGCGCGCATGGAAGGTCTGCCGACGTACTTCGGCAACCCGGCTTCACAGCATGCCGATGCGCATCTGGATTTGGTCGGGTTGGGGCATTTGCTGGCGCTGTCACCGTCGGGTGAGCTGAATACGTTAGCGGCGATGCGTTTCCGTCATGACTTCGGGCATCAACGTTTGTTCGGGTTGGCCAGTGGGCATGAGAGTCGGCGCAGCGATAAACATCGGGCGAGTCTGGAACACCGGGGTAATCAATTGGGCAGCGAGGCGTTTACCTACGCGAAACTGGCCAGCCAGATGGGCCAGGGTGCCGAGTTGTACAGCACGACGCTGACGGATGGTTTTGGTTGGGAGGATTACCGCGCGCTGCATGGTAATCGTGCGACCTTGCTGTTCATGCGCGATGACAGTGGCTGGGTGCATGTGGTGACGCCGGAGACTACGGTGAGGCCTGGGGCGGGATGGACGCTTCTGGCGCTGATTCAGCCGGAGACTTCCATCGCCTGA
- the xerD gene encoding site-specific tyrosine recombinase XerD, giving the protein MPAIDHPLIDQFLDALWLEKGLSENTRGAYRSDLALFNGWLQEKNLELINAGRELILDHLAWRLEQNYKPRSTARFLSGVRGFYRYLLREKMISVDPTLRVDMPQLGRPLPKSLSEADVEALLKAPDLSEAIGQRDRAMLEVLYACGLRVTELVSLTLEQVNLRQGVLRVMGKGSKERLVPMGEEAIVWIERYMRDGRRELLGGRPSDVLFPSQRGEQMTRQTFWHRIKHQAKVAGIGKSLSPHTLRHAFATHLLNHGADLRVVQMLLGHSDLSTTQIYTHVARARLQDLHAKHHPRG; this is encoded by the coding sequence ATGCCTGCCATCGACCATCCGCTGATTGACCAATTCCTCGACGCTTTATGGCTGGAGAAGGGCCTGTCCGAGAACACCCGCGGCGCCTATCGCAGCGATCTGGCGCTGTTCAATGGCTGGCTGCAGGAGAAAAATCTCGAGCTGATCAATGCAGGCCGCGAGCTGATCCTTGATCATCTGGCCTGGCGTCTGGAGCAGAACTACAAACCGCGTTCCACGGCGAGATTTCTCTCCGGTGTGCGTGGCTTTTATCGCTATCTGTTGCGGGAAAAGATGATCAGCGTCGACCCGACGTTGCGCGTCGATATGCCCCAACTCGGTAGGCCGTTGCCTAAGTCCCTGTCGGAAGCTGACGTCGAGGCGCTGCTTAAAGCGCCGGATCTGAGCGAAGCCATCGGCCAGCGTGACCGCGCCATGCTTGAAGTTCTGTACGCCTGTGGCCTGCGCGTGACCGAACTGGTCAGTCTGACGCTGGAACAGGTCAACCTGCGTCAGGGTGTGTTGCGGGTGATGGGCAAGGGCAGCAAGGAGCGGCTGGTGCCAATGGGCGAGGAAGCGATAGTCTGGATTGAGCGCTACATGCGCGATGGTCGCCGCGAACTGCTCGGCGGCCGGCCCAGCGATGTGTTGTTCCCCAGCCAGCGCGGTGAGCAGATGACTCGCCAGACCTTCTGGCACCGGATCAAGCATCAGGCCAAGGTCGCGGGGATTGGCAAGTCGCTGTCGCCGCACACTTTGCGTCACGCGTTTGCCACGCACCTGCTCAACCACGGCGCGGATTTACGCGTGGTGCAGATGCTGCTCGGGCACAGCGACCTCTCCACCACGCAGATCTACACCCACGTTGCCCGCGCCCGCTTGCAGGACCTGCACGCCAAACACCACCCGAGAGGTTAA
- the dsbC gene encoding bifunctional protein-disulfide isomerase/oxidoreductase DsbC, giving the protein MRLTQIFAAAAIALVSTFAVADDAADKAIRQSLEKLELEVPVESISASPLPGMYEVKLKGSRVLYASADGQYIVQGYLFQLKDGKPVNLTEKTERLGISKLINAIPVAETVVYPAVGETKSHITVFTDTTCPYCHKLHAEVPELNKRGIEVRYVAFPRQGLNSPGDEQLQAVWCSKDKKAAMDKMVDGKEIKAAKCDNPVSKQFALGQSIGVNGTPAIVLADGQVIPGYQPAPQVAKLALGAK; this is encoded by the coding sequence ATGCGTCTGACCCAGATTTTCGCCGCCGCAGCCATTGCGTTGGTCAGCACCTTTGCCGTCGCCGATGACGCGGCCGACAAAGCCATTCGTCAAAGCCTGGAAAAACTCGAACTCGAGGTTCCGGTCGAAAGCATCAGCGCCAGTCCGTTGCCGGGCATGTACGAAGTCAAACTCAAGGGCAGCCGCGTGCTCTACGCCAGCGCCGACGGCCAATACATCGTTCAGGGCTACCTGTTCCAGCTCAAGGACGGCAAACCGGTCAACCTGACCGAGAAGACCGAACGCCTGGGCATCTCCAAACTGATCAACGCCATTCCGGTTGCCGAAACCGTGGTGTACCCGGCCGTGGGCGAAACCAAATCGCACATTACCGTGTTCACCGACACCACTTGCCCTTACTGCCACAAGCTGCACGCCGAAGTGCCTGAGCTGAACAAGCGCGGCATCGAAGTGCGCTATGTCGCTTTCCCGCGCCAGGGTCTGAACTCGCCGGGTGATGAGCAACTGCAAGCCGTTTGGTGCTCGAAAGACAAGAAAGCCGCCATGGACAAAATGGTCGATGGCAAGGAAATCAAGGCCGCCAAATGCGATAACCCGGTTTCCAAACAGTTCGCCCTCGGTCAGTCGATCGGCGTGAACGGTACACCGGCCATCGTTTTGGCTGACGGACAAGTGATTCCGGGCTACCAGCCTGCGCCACAAGTCGCCAAACTGGCGCTGGGCGCGAAGTAA